The following proteins are encoded in a genomic region of Triticum dicoccoides isolate Atlit2015 ecotype Zavitan chromosome 1B, WEW_v2.0, whole genome shotgun sequence:
- the LOC119306016 gene encoding histone H4-like: protein MSGRGKGGKGLGKGGAKRHRKVLRDNIQGITKPAIRRLARRGGVKRISGLIYEETRGVLKIFLQNVIRDAVTYTEHARRKTVTAMDVVYALKRQGRTLYGFGG from the coding sequence ATGTCCGGCCGCGGCAAGGGAGGGAAGGGGCTGGGCAAGGGCGGCGCAAAGCGCCACCGGAAGGTGCTGCGCGACAACATCCAGGGCATCACCAAGCCGGCCATCCGCCGTCTGGCTCGCAGGGGCGGCGTGAAGCGCATCTCGGGgctcatctacgaggagacccgCGGCGTGCTCAAGATCTTCCTGCAGAACGTCATCCGCGACGCCGTCACCTACACCGAGCACGCCCGCCGCAAGACAGTCACCGCCATGGACGTCGTCTACGCGCTCAAGCGCCAGGGCCGCACCCTCTACGGCTTCGGCGGCTAG